In Psychrobacter ciconiae, the genomic window TGTCCTCACTTTGCTGATAAAAGGCGGTGAAACTGCGCTGAATGTAGCTGCCAAAGACGGTGAAATTTATCCAGTCTTGATAGGTTTTATCTGCTAAAAGCCATTTTGCAAAATTGTCCGCGTCAATGTCAATTTGACCGGAAAGCATTGCCATTAATAGCTCGGTAGGCGTCGTCACCGTTTGATTTTGCCACGACTGCGGATACAGCTTATCGTCAAGATTTGGAAGCGTTGGCAATGATGACGGCGGCATAATTGTCTCCTTTGGCGGCAATTTGGCTTAGTTTTTTGGCGAGCATTATTAACGTTATCACTAATTTGTCACAAATTAAATTGTGCTATGGTTTGCAAGCTGATTTCATAACAATGCTGCTTTATAACAATGCGACTTTATAACAACAAACAATAAATTTTAAGGATAACAATGACCACTAAGCTAACACTCACTTTAGAATGGTTTTTAAACCCTGACCATCTGCCATTTATCGCCGGAATCCACACTGGAGCGTATAAAAACGCCGGTCTTGATATTCACATGATTGAGCCTGATGAGCATTACGATGGCTTTAGTGAGCTGCAATCGGGCGCGATTGATTTGCACGTGAACGAGCCGATTCATTTATTTGAGCATTATTTTGCCGATTTAAAGGCGCTTGGCTGTTTTTTTGTGACCGATGGCGGCGTGCTGATGAAAACCTGTAGCATGGAAAAACTTGAGCAAAATCAGCCCATTCGCATCACTACCCCTGCGGCAAACCCGATGACTAATAAAATTGGCTTTGAAATCTTAAAGCGCTATGCCAAGAAGAATGGCTTTGAGCTTGATGTAAACAACGTTGAATTTGTAGAAACTGACTTTCAGCATTTGCATCATTTAGAGCATGGCGATGACAAGGGCGACTTTGATGGCGCTTGGCTGTGTTTTTATAACTTTGAGGGCGTTGAAGCCAAATATTTGGGGCTTGATTTTACCTTTATCGACCAAAATGTGTCGCCCTACCCCAATTTTTCGGCGCTTGAGCTGATGACGACGCACAGCATTTATGCGCAAAAATCAGCCGCGATTGATAAATTTATTCAAGTTACCAATGAGATGACTCAGCTTTGTGTTGGTGATATTAAAAAGGCTTGCGAAATCTACTACGGCTTTACCGAGGATTCGCCGTCGGCGCTGATGGACGACATCATTAAAGATACGCTCAAGCGCTTGGTGACGCCGATTAAGCCTGACGCCAATCGCTGGTCGGAGCTGCGGTCAATGCTCAATGAGCTTGATATTGCGGATATTAGTGATGCCAGTTACGCGAAGCTTTGGCAGTAAATGGGCTTTAAAAAAGACTGCCTTTTGTAATCACTCATGATCTGATCATTTAAAACGAAAGCTTAGGTATTTAAGCTAGTGGTATAAAAGGTTTGGGTGATTTGGGCAGTCTTAGTGTGTTTAGAAGGTTCGCTTTCCTAGTTAGGATTTGAACTCTAGGCTATAGCCAAATCGACCTAAAAATGTTATAAAACAAAATATCTTAACTGTCACCTCAATGAATCATGACCTATTCCTTAGATTTTCGCAAACAAGTGCTTAAAAGCTTAGCTAACGGCATGACCTTTGCTGAAGCTGCCGTATTTTATGACATCAGCCCGACCACCATTCAAAAGTGGAAGAAGCGGCTTCACAGCAAAACTACTCGCAATGTCACGGCACGAAAGATAACTGATGAGGCATTGCGTAAAGACGTTGAAGACTATCCCGACAGCTATCATTACGAACGTGCTACGCGCTTGAACTGCAGTGCCTCAGGGATTTGTGAGGCGTTAAAGCGCTTGGGAATCAGCAAAAAAAAAGACCTTAGAACACCCAAACGCTTGCCCGATAAAAAGAGCTGAGTTTAACGCTAAGCTCCACTACTTCAAACAACAAGGCTTTCCCATCATCTATATGGACGAAAGTGGCTTTGAGCATGAAACGATAAGACCATACGGTTATGCACCAATAGGTAAACCTTGTATCGATAGCTGCAACTGGCAAGGTAAAAAACGAACCAACGTCATTGGAGCGTTATACCAAAAGGTCTTGTTTGCGCTAGAATTCATTGAAAAGAACGTCAATTGGCGAGTGATTTATGATTGGTGCAAGTACAAACTGATTCCAAGCCTTAAGACCAAATGCGTGATTGTGATGGACAACGCATCCTTTCATAAAAACCGTCGCATTGCCAAACTGCTTAACCGTCATGGTCATCGCATCTTATGGCTACCACCTTACAGTCCTGACCTAAACCCTATCGAGAATAAATGGGCTCAGGTAAAATTCTTAAGACAAGGTTGGATAGAAAATGACTTATCAAAACTGTTTTATGATATTCATCCAAACCATAACTCTTTTAAAGTGAACTGACTATAGTTTTTTCTATCTATCCTATCGATATGTTCTTCACTATGGATATCTTTAAATCAAATGACGATTTATTGTTTATCAACCTAAGAGTGCCTGTCGGGGTTTATACAAACAGCCAAATTACAGGATACGATTTGGGTTTGGATTTTTCCGTTAGAGCAAGTGCTTTTAAATTATTTTTAGAGGATTTTCTCAATGATTGCCAAAAAATTTTGATTTCTTAATAACCTATGTATAAGTGAATATGTATAAGTGAATATGTATAAGTGAATATGTATAAGTGAATATGTATAAGTGAATATCTGTAGAATTAGCGCAAAAATTAGGGAGATGTACGAAGCGGAAGTAAATGCAGATATTAGGACGTGGAGAGATGTTCTAAGTAGCTTTGACAAAGCAGTAGAAGAATGCTCCGATGTTGATATGTTAGTTAAGTGCTTATTAGAAGATGACTTATGGTATATACCTTTTGATTCTGGAATGAAGCTTATGGAAAAAGCAAAATCTTTAGGTGGATGCTCATTGGATTTTTTAGCAGATTACTATTCATTTAAAGCAGCATTTCTAGATCCAGGCAAAGAATATGATAATGCTGTCGCAAAACTAGATAAGCTATTTCAATAGGTTCTATGTGTATACCCCAAAAGAACCAAGCATCACACCTTTAAATGAAATCACAGACCATTTAAAACAGTCTGTTATCATGGAACTAATAGAATATCAAACAATAACGCGGCTTGTTAAACCTTAATCCGCCAAAGCTTTAATCATCTCAAATCGTGGCATATCTTTACCATCAATCGTTACCGTTTCTGTAAACATCGACAGCGGTCGCGCCCAAACGTCAAACTTGCCATAAAGGCAGCGATAAATGACGAGCGCTTCCTCGGTTTCGGAGTGGCGCGCGGTATGCAGCACTTGATAAAGGTTGCCTTTATAATGGCGGTAGATGCCTTGGGGAACGGTTTTTATTTCGGACATAGCTTTAACTTATTCTAAATAATTTAGATAACGGCCTAAATGATAAATAAGATCGAAAAATTTGTGATTTCGACCTTATTTTTATTTTTCAAATAATCA contains:
- a CDS encoding ABC transporter substrate-binding protein is translated as MTTKLTLTLEWFLNPDHLPFIAGIHTGAYKNAGLDIHMIEPDEHYDGFSELQSGAIDLHVNEPIHLFEHYFADLKALGCFFVTDGGVLMKTCSMEKLEQNQPIRITTPAANPMTNKIGFEILKRYAKKNGFELDVNNVEFVETDFQHLHHLEHGDDKGDFDGAWLCFYNFEGVEAKYLGLDFTFIDQNVSPYPNFSALELMTTHSIYAQKSAAIDKFIQVTNEMTQLCVGDIKKACEIYYGFTEDSPSALMDDIIKDTLKRLVTPIKPDANRWSELRSMLNELDIADISDASYAKLWQ
- a CDS encoding IS630 transposase-related protein, whose translation is MTYSLDFRKQVLKSLANGMTFAEAAVFYDISPTTIQKWKKRLHSKTTRNVTARKITDEALRKDVEDYPDSYHYERATRLNCSASGICEALKRLGISKKKDLRTPKRLPDKKS
- a CDS encoding IS630 family transposase; this translates as MKRAEFNAKLHYFKQQGFPIIYMDESGFEHETIRPYGYAPIGKPCIDSCNWQGKKRTNVIGALYQKVLFALEFIEKNVNWRVIYDWCKYKLIPSLKTKCVIVMDNASFHKNRRIAKLLNRHGHRILWLPPYSPDLNPIENKWAQVKFLRQGWIENDLSKLFYDIHPNHNSFKVN
- a CDS encoding DUF1653 domain-containing protein, encoding MSEIKTVPQGIYRHYKGNLYQVLHTARHSETEEALVIYRCLYGKFDVWARPLSMFTETVTIDGKDMPRFEMIKALAD